A part of Leptospira congkakensis genomic DNA contains:
- the secG gene encoding preprotein translocase subunit SecG yields MGFFAGTILTLFILLSVFLILLVMIQTGKGGSAGMLGGSTASQSVFGASTADVMTKTTRVAAILFIVLSLALSFVFAKKDEVLVPDLEPSLETPVETDGTPSEVPAPTTP; encoded by the coding sequence ATGGGATTTTTTGCAGGAACCATCCTCACACTTTTTATTCTACTCTCAGTTTTTCTCATCCTTCTTGTCATGATCCAAACCGGAAAAGGCGGGAGTGCAGGAATGTTAGGTGGATCTACCGCTAGCCAATCGGTTTTCGGTGCATCAACTGCCGACGTAATGACAAAAACAACAAGAGTTGCGGCAATTCTATTTATCGTTCTTTCTCTGGCTCTTTCCTTTGTTTTCGCAAAAAAAGACGAAGTGTTAGTACCTGATTTAGAACCAAGTTTAGAAACTCCGGTAGAAACTGATGGAACACCTTCCGAAGTACCGGCTCCTACTACTCCTTAA
- a CDS encoding LIC_12096 family protein — protein sequence MEHLPKYRLLLLLNLFFWTAGLFPETGISEKENRLDKEILSLYRDIAKARDLLSYENLTSLPANTTISFIGTYPNRTGIRIRKYKIDPDPQNKNKIKHSEEKSILLEFNGSVLSRVEVLVVTEDTEIEQKTKTKISDTSPLDESLNDMVISFSGLDGSDSFPLSSLRNDEIKQERNDFKKDFYIKFLLDFHSQLASIIALQKTGGNKNQKSMFKQLNQSLGY from the coding sequence ATGGAACACCTTCCGAAGTACCGGCTCCTACTACTCCTTAATTTATTCTTCTGGACTGCCGGTCTTTTTCCAGAGACCGGTATTTCCGAAAAAGAAAATAGATTAGATAAGGAAATCCTCAGCCTTTACCGAGACATCGCTAAAGCTAGGGATCTTCTGTCCTACGAAAACCTAACATCTCTTCCTGCCAACACGACTATTAGTTTTATTGGAACCTATCCTAACAGAACTGGAATCCGGATTCGCAAATACAAAATAGATCCAGACCCACAAAACAAAAACAAAATCAAACATTCGGAAGAAAAATCGATTTTACTCGAGTTTAATGGTTCTGTTCTTTCCCGAGTGGAAGTTTTGGTAGTTACAGAAGATACAGAAATCGAACAAAAAACAAAAACTAAAATTTCAGATACTTCACCTTTGGATGAATCCTTAAATGACATGGTAATTAGTTTTTCTGGACTCGATGGGTCGGATAGTTTTCCACTTTCTTCTCTTCGTAATGATGAAATCAAACAAGAACGAAATGATTTTAAAAAAGACTTTTATATCAAATTTCTTTTAGATTTTCATAGCCAATTAGCTTCTATCATCGCCTTACAAAAAACTGGTGGGAACAAAAATCAAAAGTCTATGTTCAAACAATTAAACCAGTCCTTGGGGTATTGA
- a CDS encoding nicotinamide-nucleotide amidohydrolase family protein, with protein MEAPYIVIISTGSEITAGRSLDTNSGWMANQLFELGWKVKKFIALPDDPELILSELKTLKQLAESKPVLVLMTGGLGPTEDDYTLETVLKLSGKKSYSVEKAKIRLQRIYESRGKQYSDILPTVMRQTHVPEDCKTLDNHVGIAVGFVEPIGVDSYLVCMPGVPSEMKEMFARRLTPELKRIYPRENLVQKTKWLWNIGESLYQKDFVEAHRDRLFSGVEWGVTANRGYIKCIFQSLDSKKLEKVVAELENQYPKIISDDVFTFVHEELISKKLTIAVGESCTGGLLGKKLTDSPGSSSYFVGGFLTYSNELKESLLGVPEDTLNQFGAVSKETATAMAKGISEKTKADYCISITGIAGPDGGTDEKPVGMVWIGIKSPEGSIETHSYIFPGNRESIRENASNTALFLLYQSLKQRNV; from the coding sequence ATGGAAGCACCATATATTGTCATCATTTCCACCGGTTCTGAAATTACAGCCGGAAGGAGTTTAGATACTAACTCTGGTTGGATGGCAAACCAATTGTTCGAATTAGGTTGGAAGGTGAAAAAGTTTATTGCTTTGCCTGATGATCCAGAACTGATCCTTTCTGAATTAAAAACTTTAAAACAATTGGCAGAATCAAAACCTGTTTTAGTTCTGATGACCGGTGGTCTTGGCCCAACTGAAGATGATTATACTTTAGAAACCGTTTTAAAACTCAGTGGAAAAAAATCTTACTCTGTTGAAAAAGCAAAGATCCGTTTACAAAGAATTTATGAATCTCGTGGAAAACAATATAGTGATATCCTTCCTACCGTAATGCGCCAAACACATGTTCCAGAAGATTGCAAAACTTTAGACAATCATGTTGGGATTGCTGTTGGATTTGTGGAACCTATCGGAGTAGATTCATATTTGGTTTGTATGCCAGGTGTTCCTTCAGAAATGAAGGAGATGTTCGCACGAAGGTTAACCCCAGAACTAAAAAGAATTTACCCACGAGAAAACTTAGTCCAAAAAACCAAATGGTTATGGAATATTGGTGAATCACTTTACCAAAAAGATTTTGTCGAAGCCCATCGGGATAGACTTTTTTCTGGTGTAGAATGGGGTGTCACAGCAAACAGGGGTTATATTAAGTGTATTTTTCAATCCCTCGATTCTAAAAAATTAGAAAAGGTGGTCGCTGAGTTAGAAAACCAGTATCCGAAAATTATTTCCGATGATGTATTCACCTTTGTTCACGAAGAATTAATTTCTAAAAAACTTACAATTGCGGTAGGAGAAAGTTGTACGGGTGGCCTTCTTGGGAAAAAACTAACTGACTCTCCCGGTTCTAGTTCTTATTTTGTTGGTGGGTTTTTGACCTATTCCAATGAGTTGAAAGAATCTTTACTCGGTGTTCCAGAGGATACTTTAAATCAGTTTGGAGCTGTGAGTAAGGAAACAGCAACTGCTATGGCAAAAGGGATATCTGAAAAAACCAAAGCAGATTATTGTATTTCGATCACAGGAATTGCGGGCCCAGATGGCGGAACGGATGAAAAACCAGTTGGTATGGTTTGGATTGGGATCAAATCACCTGAGGGATCGATCGAAACTCATTCTTATATTTTTCCAGGAAACAGAGAAAGTATCAGAGAAAATGCAAGTAATACAGCTCTATTTTTATTATACCAATCATTAAAACAAAGGAACGTTTAA
- a CDS encoding LIC_12097 family sensor histidine kinase, whose product MPENSQNGDSASVEKVAEKARELEAIYDVVQDPLVLIDSDFNIQRANLATILFAKNNKYDELLDRKCYEVLYQRTDICPYCPKINVKSKDKNQTYSTPITREIFFRSEDKKQTLLLEFYPYPKQEDLFWMVEKISDVTKQREKEEESFRMRNLASLGILISGIAHELNNPLTGISLTLQNLKANWQNQPPEQIEKRLDMIKNDISRAAIIVSDIISFAKTDKVKVTLGDIVETINRAKDTVIRLYPHLSKNIVWRISCDYDYQFPFHPGKMERLFMNLFRNSLQAFDYRPGEISIELRKTKNWLHIIVEDNAGGIPDTIVQKIFDPFFTSNKSGTGTGLGLSICHSIVKEHDGNISVKSSEQKTRFTISFPLTNDITEQNP is encoded by the coding sequence GTGCCTGAGAATTCACAAAATGGTGATTCTGCATCCGTAGAAAAGGTTGCGGAAAAAGCTCGTGAACTGGAAGCCATTTACGATGTGGTCCAAGACCCACTGGTTCTGATTGATTCTGATTTTAATATCCAAAGAGCCAATCTCGCTACCATTCTATTTGCCAAAAATAACAAGTATGATGAACTTCTTGATCGAAAGTGTTATGAAGTTTTATACCAACGAACAGACATTTGTCCCTATTGTCCCAAAATTAACGTAAAGTCTAAAGACAAAAATCAAACCTATTCCACTCCAATCACGAGAGAGATTTTTTTTCGCTCAGAGGATAAAAAACAAACTCTTCTTTTAGAATTTTATCCTTACCCCAAGCAGGAAGACCTTTTTTGGATGGTGGAAAAAATCTCTGACGTTACCAAACAAAGAGAAAAAGAGGAAGAATCCTTTCGGATGCGTAACCTTGCCTCTCTTGGGATTTTAATATCCGGAATTGCACATGAATTAAACAATCCACTAACAGGAATTAGTTTAACCCTCCAAAACCTAAAGGCAAACTGGCAAAACCAACCTCCCGAACAAATCGAAAAACGATTGGATATGATCAAAAATGATATCTCTAGGGCTGCAATCATTGTTTCCGATATCATCTCTTTTGCCAAAACAGATAAAGTAAAAGTCACACTGGGTGATATTGTCGAAACAATCAACCGTGCAAAAGATACGGTCATCCGACTTTATCCTCACTTAAGTAAGAATATCGTATGGCGAATTTCATGTGATTACGATTACCAATTCCCCTTCCACCCAGGAAAGATGGAACGTTTATTTATGAATTTGTTTCGAAACTCACTCCAAGCATTTGATTATAGGCCTGGTGAAATTTCCATAGAACTCCGAAAAACTAAAAACTGGCTTCATATCATTGTCGAAGATAATGCTGGAGGAATTCCAGACACCATTGTCCAAAAGATATTTGATCCATTTTTTACGAGTAATAAATCCGGGACAGGAACAGGACTTGGACTTTCCATCTGTCACTCCATCGTCAAAGAACATGACGGAAATATTTCTGTTAAATCCAGTGAACAAAAAACTCGTTTTACCATTTCCTTTCCACTCACCAATGATATCACGGAGCAAAATCCATGA
- the tpiA gene encoding triose-phosphate isomerase gives MRKKIIAGNWKMNLTLAEAVTITKGLVSASDSSAHEVMIFPSALHLESVANLAKGSKLIVGAQNAYQSGLTAMTGEISPTQLAELGIQTVLVGHSERRQFLGETSEFDNQKILYFLKAGLRVVYCVGETWAEREKGNTFAVLEDQIKKGLKDITSDLFSKLVIAYEPVWAIGTGKVATPVEAEEAHAFIRKEIGNLFVGASAIAETIQILYGGSVKPDNIKELLAKPNIDGGLVGGASQKLESFLGLLK, from the coding sequence ATGAGAAAGAAAATCATTGCTGGAAACTGGAAAATGAATCTGACATTGGCGGAAGCTGTGACCATCACCAAAGGTTTGGTATCTGCGAGTGACTCGTCTGCTCATGAGGTAATGATTTTCCCAAGCGCTTTGCATTTGGAATCTGTTGCGAATCTTGCCAAAGGATCCAAACTCATTGTGGGTGCGCAGAACGCTTATCAGTCGGGACTCACTGCGATGACGGGAGAAATTTCTCCTACCCAACTGGCAGAACTGGGAATCCAAACGGTTCTTGTTGGTCATTCCGAAAGACGCCAATTCCTTGGGGAAACTTCCGAATTTGACAACCAAAAGATTTTATACTTTTTGAAAGCGGGTCTTCGCGTTGTTTATTGTGTAGGAGAAACTTGGGCAGAAAGAGAAAAAGGAAACACCTTTGCTGTGTTAGAAGACCAAATCAAAAAAGGTCTAAAAGACATTACAAGCGACCTATTTTCAAAACTTGTGATTGCTTATGAACCAGTTTGGGCCATTGGAACCGGAAAGGTAGCAACACCGGTAGAGGCTGAAGAAGCACATGCCTTTATTCGTAAGGAAATTGGAAATTTATTTGTGGGTGCTTCTGCAATTGCAGAAACAATTCAAATTCTTTATGGTGGTTCGGTAAAACCGGACAATATCAAAGAATTACTCGCCAAACCAAATATAGACGGTGGCCTCGTAGGAGGAGCCAGTCAAAAATTAGAATCATTTTTAGGACTTTTAAAATAA
- the argS gene encoding arginine--tRNA ligase, translated as MNANQLLKQLVLSELEKAVDIYLEKNNLTSVKENLKIRIEYSRDEKFGDYSSPFALENKNILNKNPKEIAEAVLSEIQNNSFFEFVSFSPPGFINFRIQTQFLNKYVTSVMTPHVSFAETPKKEKILLEFVSANPTGPMNIVSARSAAYGDALANLLSSLGHTVKREFYVNDYGNQVYLLGVAVLLRIFESKGETIQFQEEESDESVINLIKKRILPKESYRGEYIKDIASQCLEDDKRTKFVFDSVSAEKWDDVINFLSLYAVEYNLSRQKEDLALFGVNFDLFFSERSLHEAGDVEKVPTILKKEDVATIDGKLHFLSTLYGDDKDRVIRREDGRPTYLMADIAYHYNKFTRGFDTLIDIWGPDHYGYIARLKGAVKSFGKTDESFRVLIAQQVNLIENKEKVKMSKRLGIFQTMRDLLSYLGKQGRDVGRYFFLMRSSDAPLDFDLDLAKDESDKNPVFYIQYAHARICSIFRELQVPMDLKLLESEISVEFLKQEERTRLLFWVARLQEEVYDTATSFEPHRLTNYLQSLSKSFTKFYSQKDNRIKDKVGQERDTLLALVLYTKFALESGLALLGISAPEKMSKEET; from the coding sequence ATGAATGCAAATCAATTATTGAAACAACTTGTTCTTTCTGAATTAGAGAAAGCGGTCGATATCTATTTAGAAAAAAATAACCTTACTTCTGTTAAAGAGAATTTAAAAATAAGAATCGAATATTCACGAGATGAAAAATTTGGAGATTATTCGTCGCCATTTGCCTTAGAAAATAAAAATATTCTAAATAAAAATCCAAAAGAAATTGCGGAAGCAGTTTTATCAGAGATTCAAAATAATTCTTTTTTTGAATTTGTTAGTTTTTCACCGCCGGGGTTTATTAATTTCAGAATCCAAACTCAGTTTTTAAATAAATATGTAACTTCTGTTATGACCCCTCATGTGTCATTTGCTGAAACACCAAAAAAAGAAAAGATACTACTCGAATTTGTTTCAGCCAACCCAACCGGTCCTATGAATATTGTTTCTGCCAGGTCAGCAGCTTACGGAGATGCGTTGGCAAATTTGTTATCAAGTCTCGGACATACCGTCAAACGAGAGTTTTATGTAAATGATTATGGCAATCAAGTTTATTTACTTGGAGTAGCTGTTTTACTTCGTATTTTCGAATCGAAGGGAGAGACGATCCAATTCCAAGAAGAAGAGTCGGATGAATCAGTTATAAATTTAATCAAAAAAAGAATTCTACCTAAGGAAAGTTATCGAGGGGAATACATTAAAGACATTGCCAGTCAATGTTTGGAAGATGATAAAAGAACTAAATTTGTATTTGATTCTGTGTCTGCAGAAAAATGGGATGATGTGATAAACTTTCTTTCTCTTTATGCAGTAGAATACAACTTGAGTCGTCAAAAGGAAGATTTAGCACTTTTTGGTGTGAACTTTGATTTGTTTTTTAGTGAACGTAGTCTACATGAAGCTGGGGACGTGGAAAAGGTTCCAACGATTTTAAAAAAAGAAGATGTAGCCACAATCGATGGGAAACTCCACTTTCTCTCCACTCTCTATGGTGATGATAAAGATCGTGTGATCCGAAGAGAAGATGGTCGTCCAACGTATTTGATGGCTGATATTGCTTATCATTATAATAAATTCACACGAGGATTTGATACGCTGATTGATATTTGGGGACCTGACCACTACGGATACATTGCTCGTTTGAAAGGAGCCGTGAAGTCTTTTGGGAAAACAGATGAAAGTTTTCGAGTACTGATTGCCCAACAGGTAAACTTAATTGAAAACAAAGAAAAGGTAAAGATGAGCAAACGTTTGGGAATTTTCCAAACAATGCGTGATCTTCTCTCTTATTTGGGAAAACAAGGTCGAGACGTCGGCCGTTATTTTTTCCTTATGAGAAGTTCCGATGCCCCTCTTGATTTTGATTTGGATTTGGCCAAAGATGAATCGGATAAAAACCCCGTTTTTTACATTCAATATGCACATGCGAGAATTTGTTCTATCTTTCGTGAATTACAAGTTCCTATGGATTTAAAACTTTTAGAGTCAGAAATTTCTGTGGAATTTTTGAAACAAGAGGAACGAACTCGGTTGTTATTTTGGGTTGCGAGACTTCAAGAAGAAGTTTACGATACAGCAACTAGTTTCGAACCACACAGACTTACAAACTATCTACAATCTTTGAGTAAGTCTTTTACTAAGTTTTATTCACAAAAAGACAACCGTATCAAAGACAAAGTAGGCCAGGAAAGAGATACTCTATTGGCGCTTGTTCTATATACAAAGTTCGCTTTGGAAAGTGGATTGGCACTTCTTGGAATTTCTGCTCCCGAAAAGATGTCAAAAGAAGAGACTTAA
- a CDS encoding response regulator transcription factor, with the protein MKKSILIVEDIHSIREAIMDLLSTKFNVFGAEHFEEAVWYLTNEKIDLTITDIRLPGKSGIDLVNLIQKEFPHILYALMTAYNINEYIKYAKDLHIWNIIPKYSFLDIHLIEVMVEKLLSNDIFGIEKYFSNDFKVNIQNINSEFEEAPNNGIIYKQIKSDQDRSILCGKISKNLIQLGAPKAIQQVLEELTSNAMIRAPRTHEGEYKYQFEIPSHDMVVPLDNIQLMPDDYFLIGYGATESTIFIVVRDQFGSLRKEEILHRLDRHISIDDSTGFPKGLEDSHGRGLYICREISDQLIFNIEPGVCTETIAMINREGRTGFKSLSIYEVDPKSKSNS; encoded by the coding sequence ATGAAAAAATCAATTCTGATTGTTGAAGACATTCATTCCATTCGCGAAGCGATTATGGATTTACTAAGCACAAAGTTCAATGTTTTTGGAGCAGAACATTTTGAAGAAGCAGTTTGGTATTTGACCAACGAAAAAATAGATTTAACCATTACTGACATTCGTCTCCCAGGAAAATCAGGAATCGATTTGGTCAACCTCATCCAAAAAGAATTCCCACATATATTATATGCACTCATGACAGCGTATAATATTAACGAATATATAAAATATGCGAAAGACCTACATATTTGGAATATCATACCTAAATATAGTTTTTTAGATATCCATCTCATCGAAGTGATGGTAGAAAAGTTACTTTCCAACGATATATTTGGAATTGAAAAATACTTTTCGAATGACTTTAAAGTAAATATCCAAAACATCAATAGTGAATTTGAAGAAGCACCAAACAATGGAATCATTTACAAACAGATCAAATCGGACCAAGATCGTTCGATACTTTGTGGAAAAATTTCCAAAAACTTAATCCAACTAGGTGCTCCGAAGGCCATCCAACAAGTGTTAGAAGAGCTTACCTCAAATGCTATGATCAGAGCTCCCCGCACCCATGAAGGGGAATACAAATACCAATTTGAAATTCCAAGTCATGATATGGTAGTTCCACTCGACAATATACAACTTATGCCTGATGATTATTTTTTGATCGGGTATGGTGCCACGGAAAGTACAATTTTTATTGTGGTTCGTGACCAGTTTGGATCACTACGAAAAGAAGAAATTTTACATAGGCTTGACCGTCATATCAGCATTGACGATTCTACTGGTTTTCCAAAAGGTTTGGAAGATAGTCATGGCCGTGGTCTTTATATCTGTCGCGAGATTTCAGACCAACTCATCTTTAATATCGAACCTGGAGTTTGTACGGAAACCATTGCCATGATCAACCGAGAAGGAAGGACTGGTTTCAAGTCACTTTCCATTTATGAAGTGGATCCAAAATCCAAATCAAATTCTTAA